The following are from one region of the Actinoplanes sp. L3-i22 genome:
- a CDS encoding helix-turn-helix transcriptional regulator — protein sequence MSETGSTVPRRQVGRLLKQLREQAGVSLMAAAQELEFSRARMYRIENGEVPVRKHDVIAMCGVYGAPGHMTEVLIGLAQESKAKGWWHAYGDVVPAWFELYVGMEQAAGRLRQYAPSVIPGLLQTREYAEFVFGRWLGDDPAAVENAVAVRLERQSLLRRSRPKAPRLEVIIDEGVLRRGVPDTLGMQKQLAHLVNVSTGPDVSVRVVPFTAGPHQASSSGQFTVLEFPAVGTTSPEPTTIYCENLTGALYLDKLGEVETYENIWAALDATALSQSDSDDLIGAIIKESDG from the coding sequence ATGTCCGAGACGGGGTCGACGGTACCGAGACGGCAGGTGGGGCGCCTGCTCAAACAGTTGCGGGAGCAGGCCGGTGTCTCGCTGATGGCGGCGGCGCAGGAGCTGGAGTTCTCCCGCGCCCGGATGTACCGGATCGAGAACGGCGAGGTGCCGGTCCGCAAGCACGACGTGATCGCCATGTGCGGGGTGTACGGCGCGCCCGGCCACATGACCGAGGTGCTGATCGGGCTGGCCCAGGAGTCCAAGGCCAAGGGCTGGTGGCACGCGTACGGCGACGTCGTCCCCGCCTGGTTCGAGCTCTACGTCGGGATGGAGCAGGCCGCGGGCCGCCTCCGGCAGTACGCGCCGAGCGTGATCCCCGGCCTGCTGCAGACCCGGGAGTACGCGGAGTTCGTCTTCGGCCGCTGGCTCGGCGACGACCCGGCCGCGGTGGAAAACGCGGTGGCTGTCCGGCTGGAGCGGCAGTCGCTGCTGCGCCGCAGCCGGCCCAAGGCGCCCCGGCTGGAAGTGATCATCGACGAGGGGGTGCTGCGCCGTGGCGTGCCGGACACCCTGGGCATGCAGAAGCAGCTCGCCCACCTGGTCAACGTCTCCACCGGGCCGGATGTCAGCGTCCGGGTCGTGCCGTTCACCGCCGGCCCGCACCAGGCGTCCAGCTCCGGCCAGTTCACCGTGCTGGAGTTCCCGGCGGTCGGGACGACTTCGCCCGAACCGACCACCATCTATTGCGAGAATCTCACCGGCGCGCTCTACCTGGATAAGCTCGGCGAGGTCGAGACCTACGAGAACATCTGGGCCGCGCTCGATGCCACAGCGCTGAGCCAGTCCGATTCCGATGACCTGATCGGCGCGATCATCAAGGAGAGCGATGGCTGA
- a CDS encoding DoxX family protein has translation MNVVLWIIAGLLAAAFLAAGAMKALQPKTKLIESGMGWAADLSDGQVKLIGVVEVLGAIGLVLPALLDIAPVLVPIAATGLVITMIGAVVVHVRRKENQAILPSAVLLVLSAVVAWGRFGPYSF, from the coding sequence ATGAACGTCGTTCTGTGGATCATCGCGGGCCTGCTCGCGGCCGCTTTCCTGGCCGCCGGCGCGATGAAGGCGCTGCAGCCGAAGACGAAGCTGATCGAGTCCGGCATGGGCTGGGCCGCCGATCTCAGCGACGGCCAGGTCAAGCTGATCGGGGTGGTGGAGGTGCTCGGCGCGATCGGCCTGGTGCTGCCGGCGCTGCTGGACATCGCCCCGGTGCTGGTCCCGATCGCGGCGACCGGTCTGGTGATCACCATGATCGGGGCGGTCGTGGTGCACGTCCGCCGCAAGGAGAACCAGGCGATCCTGCCCAGCGCGGTGCTGCTGGTGCTGTCGGCGGTGGTGGCTTGGGGCCGGTTCGGGCCGTATTCGTTCTGA
- a CDS encoding MarR family winged helix-turn-helix transcriptional regulator → METSETPWLSSEEREAWLVLMSLFMRLPSALDTQLQRDAGLSHFEYGILAGLSESPERTLRMSTLAVLAEGSLARLSQAVGRLEKRGWIRRTTDPDDGRYTLAVLTDDGWDKVVETAPGHVTEVRHLVFDQLTKAQIRQLRDIGRRVMRAVDPDDPCGADRPGPR, encoded by the coding sequence ATGGAGACGTCCGAGACACCATGGCTGAGCAGCGAAGAGCGCGAAGCCTGGCTGGTCCTGATGAGCCTCTTCATGCGGCTCCCGTCCGCGCTCGACACACAACTGCAACGTGACGCCGGCCTGAGCCACTTCGAATACGGGATCCTCGCCGGCCTCTCCGAGTCCCCCGAGCGGACGCTGCGGATGAGCACGCTCGCGGTGCTGGCCGAGGGGTCGCTGGCCCGGCTCTCCCAGGCGGTCGGCCGCCTGGAGAAACGCGGCTGGATCCGGCGCACCACCGACCCGGACGACGGGCGGTACACACTGGCCGTGCTCACCGACGACGGCTGGGACAAGGTGGTCGAGACCGCGCCCGGTCACGTCACCGAGGTCCGGCACCTGGTCTTCGACCAGCTCACCAAGGCGCAGATCCGGCAGCTGCGGGACATCGGACGGCGCGTGATGCGCGCTGTCGACCCGGACGACCCCTGCGGCGCCGACCGCCCCGGCCCCCGCTGA
- a CDS encoding DNA-3-methyladenine glycosylase: MELPAEAVDAAARELLGWRLTANGVTVRLTEVEAYSGLGADPASHAHRGVTNRNAVMFGPAGRLYVYQIYGMHFCANIVCGEPEKAAAVLLRAGEVVDGLETARNRRPAARRDADLAAGPGKLMQVLALDRAANDTSVVDGTGPATLTPPEGVVGAIAAGPRVGVTSAHDVPWRFWIAGDPTVSAYRRHVPKARRARA, translated from the coding sequence ATGGAGCTGCCGGCCGAGGCCGTGGACGCCGCCGCGCGGGAACTGCTGGGCTGGCGGCTCACCGCGAACGGGGTGACCGTGCGGCTGACCGAGGTCGAGGCCTACAGCGGACTCGGCGCGGACCCGGCCAGCCACGCCCACCGCGGCGTCACCAACCGGAACGCGGTGATGTTCGGACCGGCCGGGCGGCTCTACGTCTACCAGATCTACGGCATGCACTTCTGCGCCAACATCGTCTGCGGCGAACCGGAGAAGGCGGCGGCCGTCCTGCTCCGGGCGGGCGAGGTGGTGGACGGCCTGGAGACGGCCCGGAACCGCCGGCCCGCGGCCCGGCGGGATGCCGATCTGGCCGCCGGGCCGGGGAAGTTGATGCAGGTACTGGCCTTGGACCGGGCGGCCAACGACACCTCCGTGGTGGACGGCACCGGGCCGGCGACGCTTACTCCGCCGGAGGGCGTGGTCGGCGCGATCGCGGCCGGTCCACGGGTCGGGGTGACCTCGGCCCACGACGTCCCGTGGCGTTTCTGGATCGCCGGGGACCCTACGGTCAGCGCCTATCGACGCCACGTCCCCAAGGCCCGCAGGGCACGGGCATAG
- a CDS encoding ATP-binding domain-containing protein has translation MSSLSSLADEQSHLSVIYRRLDELRAQVRDRLDEARLRSGGGPGALYQRDAVTYAYAERLARYDAVEEGLCFGRLDLRDGARRHIGRIGIHDTDEPLLVDWRAPAARPFYVATAITPFDVTLRRYIRTRGRTVVELDDEVLDLDAATDRSLVGEAALLAALTANRTGRMRDIVATIQAEQDRVIRAEPGGVLVVQGGPGTGKTAVALHRAAYLLYTFREQLAVRGVLIVGPNATFLRYISQVLPSLAETGVWLATPGDLYPGIVARRTEPAEVTELKGRAVMTDLLAAAVRDRQRVPAEPLELEVDHHTLRLTATDCEPARQRARASGRQHNLARPIFVAGVLDALAAQVADRIGDDPFWDDPLGEDDALTSPNLLDDADRADLRADLAANPVVRAAIDSLWPVLTPTQLLTDLYGSRPALLSAASQPPVAASPLPTAESPLPATASPLLSAAPPLPSAASPLPTAASSLPGAVSSLLTVAECELLRRAPGGDWSPADVPLLDEAAELLGEDDRAARTAAAREQARHLAYAQGVLDITAGSKSYELEDDDEAAIPNIADIMEADMLADHLGDREFRSAAERAAADRDWVFGHVIVDEAQELSPMAWRLLMRRCPSRSMTIVGDLAQSGALGAPASWADVLSPYVADRWRLAELTVSYRTPAEIMDYTEQALAGAEPPIVPPRPVRSTGEAPWEAVGTLAELTTRVPAEIALTGEGRLAVITPAAHLAALAEALPSLATGSSPDLEDRAVLLTVTQAKGLEFDTVIVVDPERIRADSPRGANDLYVALTRPTQRLGVFTVLPE, from the coding sequence GTGTCAAGTCTGTCAAGCCTCGCCGACGAACAATCGCACCTCAGCGTGATCTACCGCCGTCTCGACGAGCTCCGGGCGCAGGTCCGGGACCGTCTCGACGAGGCGCGGCTGCGGTCCGGCGGCGGACCCGGAGCGCTCTACCAGCGGGACGCGGTGACCTACGCGTACGCCGAGCGCCTCGCCCGCTACGACGCCGTCGAGGAGGGCCTCTGCTTCGGCCGGCTCGACCTGCGCGACGGCGCCCGCCGGCACATCGGGCGGATCGGGATCCACGACACCGACGAGCCGCTGCTGGTCGACTGGCGCGCGCCGGCCGCCCGGCCGTTCTACGTGGCGACCGCGATCACCCCGTTCGACGTGACGTTGCGGCGGTACATCCGGACCCGGGGCCGTACCGTCGTCGAACTTGATGATGAAGTTCTCGACCTGGACGCGGCCACCGATCGCTCCCTGGTCGGCGAGGCCGCGCTGCTCGCCGCGCTGACCGCGAACCGCACCGGCCGGATGCGCGACATCGTCGCCACCATCCAGGCCGAACAGGACCGGGTGATCCGCGCCGAGCCCGGTGGCGTGCTGGTCGTCCAGGGCGGGCCCGGCACCGGGAAGACCGCGGTCGCGCTGCACCGCGCCGCCTACCTGCTGTACACGTTCCGCGAGCAGCTCGCCGTCCGCGGCGTCCTGATCGTCGGCCCGAACGCCACCTTCCTGCGCTACATCTCCCAGGTCCTGCCGTCGCTCGCGGAGACCGGCGTCTGGCTGGCCACCCCGGGCGACCTCTACCCGGGAATCGTCGCGCGCCGCACCGAGCCCGCGGAGGTCACCGAGCTCAAGGGCCGCGCGGTGATGACCGACCTGCTGGCCGCCGCCGTCCGGGACCGCCAGCGCGTGCCCGCGGAACCGCTCGAACTCGAAGTCGACCACCACACGCTGCGCCTCACCGCGACCGACTGCGAGCCGGCCCGGCAGCGCGCCCGCGCCTCCGGCCGCCAGCACAACCTGGCCCGCCCGATCTTCGTCGCCGGCGTGCTCGACGCGCTCGCCGCCCAGGTCGCCGACCGGATCGGCGACGACCCGTTCTGGGACGACCCGCTCGGCGAGGACGACGCCCTGACCTCGCCGAACCTGCTCGACGACGCCGACCGCGCGGACCTAAGGGCGGACCTCGCGGCCAATCCGGTGGTCCGGGCGGCGATCGACTCACTCTGGCCGGTGCTCACCCCCACCCAACTACTGACTGACCTGTACGGATCCCGCCCCGCCCTGCTCTCCGCCGCGTCCCAGCCGCCCGTCGCCGCGTCGCCGCTGCCCACTGCTGAATCCCCGCTGCCCGCCACTGCATCGCCGCTGCTCTCCGCCGCGCCGCCGCTGCCCAGTGCTGCCTCGCCGCTGCCTACCGCCGCCTCGTCGCTGCCCGGTGCCGTGTCGTCGCTGCTCACCGTGGCCGAGTGTGAGCTGCTCCGGCGTGCGCCGGGTGGTGACTGGTCCCCGGCCGACGTGCCGCTGCTCGACGAGGCGGCCGAACTGCTCGGCGAGGACGACCGCGCCGCCCGGACCGCCGCCGCCCGCGAACAGGCACGGCACCTCGCCTACGCCCAGGGGGTCCTGGACATCACGGCCGGCTCGAAGTCATATGAACTGGAGGACGACGACGAGGCCGCGATCCCGAACATCGCCGACATCATGGAAGCCGACATGCTCGCCGACCACCTCGGCGACCGGGAGTTCCGCTCGGCCGCCGAACGCGCCGCCGCCGACCGCGACTGGGTCTTCGGCCACGTGATCGTCGACGAGGCCCAGGAACTGTCCCCGATGGCCTGGCGCCTGCTGATGCGCCGCTGCCCGAGCCGCTCCATGACAATCGTCGGCGACCTGGCCCAGTCCGGTGCCCTCGGCGCCCCGGCGAGCTGGGCGGACGTACTCAGCCCCTACGTCGCGGACCGCTGGCGCCTGGCCGAGCTGACGGTCAGCTACCGCACCCCGGCGGAGATCATGGACTACACCGAGCAGGCCCTGGCCGGCGCCGAGCCCCCGATCGTCCCGCCCCGGCCGGTCCGCTCCACCGGCGAAGCCCCGTGGGAGGCGGTCGGGACCCTGGCCGAGCTGACCACCCGCGTGCCGGCGGAGATCGCCCTGACCGGCGAGGGCCGCTTGGCGGTGATCACACCCGCGGCACACCTGGCGGCCCTGGCGGAAGCCCTCCCGTCATTAGCCACGGGGTCATCGCCGGATTTGGAGGACCGCGCGGTCCTGCTCACTGTCACCCAGGCCAAGGGCTTGGAGTTCGACACCGTCATAGTCGTCGACCCGGAACGCATCCGGGCCGACTCCCCTCGGGGCGCCAATGACCTGTATGTCGCCCTGACCCGCCCCACCCAACGCCTCGGCGTCTTCACCGTCCTGCCGGAGTGA
- a CDS encoding ABC transporter permease, with product MTLSAPARWALRLFMAIGLTFIYVPLMLVLVNSFNGDRTFAWPPHDWTTRWWSAAWENDGARQALVTSVQAGLGATAIALVLGTMVAFAVQRFQFFGRDTVSLLIVLPIALPGIVTGIALDSAWRSVMGELGIGKGLFSVVVGHATFCVVTVYNNVLARLRRTGTNLEDASADLGASPLQTFRYVTFPLIRSALLAGGLLAFALSFDEIIVTTFTAGPGVTTLPIWIFNNLFRPNQAPVVNVVAAILIVLSVLPVWLAQRLAGPEAATRT from the coding sequence GTGACGCTGTCCGCCCCGGCCCGCTGGGCGCTGCGCCTGTTCATGGCGATCGGGCTGACCTTCATCTACGTGCCGCTGATGCTGGTGCTGGTCAACTCGTTCAACGGCGACCGCACGTTCGCCTGGCCGCCGCACGACTGGACCACCCGCTGGTGGTCGGCCGCGTGGGAGAACGACGGCGCCCGTCAGGCCCTGGTCACCTCGGTTCAGGCCGGCCTCGGCGCGACCGCGATCGCGCTGGTCCTGGGCACCATGGTCGCGTTCGCGGTGCAGCGCTTCCAGTTCTTCGGCCGGGACACCGTGTCGCTGCTGATCGTGCTGCCGATCGCGCTGCCCGGCATCGTCACCGGCATCGCGCTGGACAGCGCGTGGCGCTCGGTGATGGGCGAGCTCGGCATCGGCAAGGGCCTGTTCTCGGTGGTTGTCGGGCACGCCACGTTCTGCGTGGTCACCGTCTACAACAACGTCCTGGCGCGGCTGCGCCGCACCGGCACCAACCTCGAGGACGCCTCGGCCGACCTGGGCGCGTCACCCTTACAGACCTTCCGGTACGTGACGTTCCCGCTGATCCGCTCGGCCCTGCTGGCCGGCGGTCTGCTGGCCTTCGCGCTCAGCTTCGACGAGATCATCGTGACCACGTTCACCGCCGGCCCCGGGGTCACCACGCTCCCGATCTGGATCTTCAACAACCTGTTCCGCCCGAACCAGGCCCCGGTCGTCAACGTGGTCGCCGCGATCCTGATCGTCCTCTCGGTCCTGCCGGTCTGGCTCGCCCAGCGCCTGGCCGGCCCCGAAGCCGCCACCCGCACCTGA
- a CDS encoding ABC transporter permease, protein MSFLHRHPRLRLAALLSAPLLWLVVAYLGALAVLLVSAFWTVNGFTGEMVRTFSLANFRTILTEEVYRNVTLRSLGVAASVTAICVLLAVPMAFFMAKVARPRSRHWLVIAILTPLWASYLVKAYAWRVLLANGGPIESVFGATPGYGLFATILVLSYMWLPYMILPIYAGLERLPDSLLEASADLGARAGRTFRAVVLPILIPSVFAGSIFTFSLSLGDYIAVQIVGGKTQLIGNLVYANIGAANNLPFAAAIATVPVVIMVIYLVAVRRSGALEEL, encoded by the coding sequence ATGAGTTTCCTGCACCGGCATCCCCGCCTGCGCCTGGCGGCCCTGCTCTCCGCACCCCTGCTGTGGCTGGTCGTCGCGTATCTCGGCGCGCTCGCGGTGCTGCTGGTGTCGGCCTTCTGGACGGTGAACGGCTTCACCGGCGAGATGGTCCGGACGTTCTCCCTGGCGAACTTCCGGACCATCCTCACCGAGGAGGTGTACCGCAACGTCACCCTGCGCAGCCTCGGGGTGGCGGCCTCGGTCACGGCGATCTGCGTGCTGCTCGCCGTGCCGATGGCGTTCTTCATGGCCAAGGTCGCCCGGCCGCGGTCCCGGCACTGGCTGGTGATCGCGATCCTCACTCCGCTCTGGGCGTCCTACCTGGTCAAGGCGTACGCCTGGCGGGTCCTGCTGGCCAACGGCGGACCGATCGAGTCGGTGTTCGGCGCGACCCCGGGCTACGGGCTGTTCGCGACGATCCTGGTGCTGTCCTACATGTGGCTGCCGTACATGATCCTGCCGATCTACGCCGGCCTGGAACGTCTCCCGGACTCGCTCCTGGAGGCCTCCGCCGACCTCGGCGCCCGGGCCGGCCGCACGTTCCGCGCGGTGGTGCTGCCGATCCTGATCCCGTCGGTCTTCGCCGGCTCGATCTTCACGTTCTCGCTGTCGCTCGGCGACTACATCGCCGTGCAGATCGTCGGCGGCAAGACCCAGCTGATCGGCAACCTGGTCTACGCCAACATCGGCGCGGCCAACAACCTGCCGTTCGCCGCCGCGATCGCCACCGTCCCGGTCGTGATCATGGTGATCTACCTGGTAGCCGTTCGCCGCTCGGGTGCCCTGGAGGAGTTGTGA
- a CDS encoding ABC transporter substrate-binding protein codes for MTAVLAVGVLTLAACGDSGGGSTGSGPGGLTVPKIDKLAALGAGEGTVNIVSWAGYVEDGTTDKSVDWVTPFEKETGCQVNNKVAATSDEMVTLMKTGDYDVVSASGDASLRLIYGGDVAPVNTDLVANYQDIFDGLKNKAWNSVDGVAYGIPHGRGANVLMYNKNTVTPAPTSWGAVFDANSPYKGKITAYDSPIYIADAALYLMKTKPDLGIKNPYALDDKQFDAAVSLLKEQNKNIGEYWSDYTKEVQAFKSGNSVLGTSWQVIVNLAQADKAPVESVLPTEGATGWSDTWMIAAKAKHPNCGYLWMNYIVSPKANAQVAEWFGEAPSNKLACEQTADKNHCKTFHADDESYFDQVWYWTTPLAQCVDGRTDVTCKDYSAWTQAWTTIKG; via the coding sequence ATGACGGCGGTACTGGCGGTGGGCGTGCTCACGCTGGCCGCGTGCGGGGACAGCGGCGGCGGCTCGACCGGCTCCGGCCCGGGCGGCCTCACCGTCCCGAAGATCGACAAGCTGGCGGCGCTCGGCGCCGGCGAGGGCACGGTCAACATCGTGTCGTGGGCCGGCTACGTCGAGGACGGCACCACCGACAAGAGCGTCGACTGGGTCACGCCGTTCGAGAAGGAGACCGGCTGCCAGGTCAACAACAAGGTCGCCGCCACCTCGGACGAGATGGTGACCCTGATGAAGACCGGCGACTACGACGTGGTCTCGGCCTCCGGCGACGCGTCGCTGCGGCTGATCTACGGCGGGGACGTCGCGCCGGTGAACACCGACCTGGTCGCGAACTACCAGGACATCTTCGACGGGCTGAAGAACAAGGCCTGGAACTCGGTCGACGGCGTCGCCTACGGCATTCCGCACGGCCGGGGCGCGAACGTGCTGATGTACAACAAGAACACGGTCACGCCGGCGCCGACGTCGTGGGGCGCGGTGTTCGACGCGAACTCGCCGTACAAGGGCAAGATCACCGCGTACGACTCGCCGATCTACATCGCCGACGCCGCGCTCTACCTGATGAAGACCAAGCCGGACCTGGGGATCAAGAACCCCTACGCGCTGGACGACAAGCAGTTCGACGCCGCGGTCAGCCTGCTCAAGGAGCAGAACAAGAACATCGGCGAGTACTGGTCGGACTACACCAAGGAGGTCCAGGCGTTCAAGTCCGGCAACTCCGTCCTGGGTACGTCCTGGCAGGTCATCGTCAACCTGGCGCAGGCCGACAAGGCGCCGGTCGAGTCGGTGCTGCCCACCGAGGGCGCGACCGGCTGGTCCGACACCTGGATGATCGCGGCCAAGGCCAAGCACCCGAACTGCGGCTACCTGTGGATGAACTACATCGTCTCGCCGAAGGCGAACGCCCAGGTCGCCGAGTGGTTCGGGGAGGCCCCGTCGAACAAGCTCGCGTGTGAGCAGACCGCCGACAAGAACCACTGCAAGACGTTCCACGCGGACGACGAGTCCTACTTCGACCAGGTCTGGTACTGGACCACGCCGCTCGCCCAGTGCGTCGACGGCCGCACCGACGTGACCTGCAAGGACTACTCGGCCTGGACCCAGGCCTGGACGACGATCAAGGGCTGA
- a CDS encoding ABC transporter ATP-binding protein, producing MSAIKLSGLRKSFGSVEAVAGVDLEIADGEFFSMLGPSGSGKTTVLRMIAGFELPTAGTVELAGRDVTRLAPFERDVNTVFQDYALFPHLSVIENVEYGLKVRKVGKRDRRERAEQALASVRLEGFGKRKPAAMSGGQRQRVALARALVNRPKVLLLDEPLGALDLKLREQMQVELKAIQREVGITFVFVTHDQDEALTMSDRVAVFDAGRIVQVGTPSAVYEKPATAFVAGFVGTSNVFSGEVAKALVGRDGNFSVRPEKVDISTEGAHNGVVAEVIYAGAMTRYVVDLDAGARMVVVEQNRTLRTGLRGQRVRLSWLDEHVIEIPLGKDNADAA from the coding sequence ATGAGTGCGATCAAACTGTCCGGCCTGCGCAAGTCCTTCGGCAGCGTGGAGGCGGTGGCCGGCGTCGACCTGGAGATCGCCGACGGCGAGTTCTTCTCGATGCTCGGCCCGTCCGGCTCCGGCAAGACCACGGTGCTGCGGATGATCGCCGGCTTCGAGCTGCCCACCGCCGGCACGGTCGAGCTGGCCGGCCGGGACGTCACCCGGCTGGCGCCGTTCGAGCGCGACGTGAACACGGTCTTCCAGGACTACGCGCTGTTCCCGCACCTCAGCGTGATCGAGAACGTCGAGTACGGCCTGAAGGTCCGCAAGGTCGGCAAGCGGGACCGTCGCGAGCGCGCCGAGCAGGCCCTGGCCAGCGTCCGACTAGAAGGCTTCGGTAAGCGCAAGCCGGCCGCCATGTCCGGTGGCCAGCGGCAGCGCGTCGCCCTGGCCCGGGCGCTGGTCAACCGGCCGAAGGTGCTGCTGCTGGACGAGCCGCTCGGCGCGCTCGACCTCAAGCTGCGCGAGCAGATGCAGGTGGAGCTGAAGGCGATCCAGCGCGAGGTCGGCATCACGTTCGTCTTCGTGACGCACGACCAGGACGAGGCGCTGACCATGAGCGACCGGGTCGCGGTCTTCGACGCCGGCCGGATCGTGCAGGTCGGCACGCCGTCCGCGGTCTACGAGAAGCCGGCGACCGCGTTCGTGGCCGGCTTCGTCGGCACGTCCAACGTGTTCAGCGGGGAGGTCGCGAAGGCGCTGGTGGGTCGCGACGGAAATTTCTCAGTACGTCCTGAAAAAGTGGACATCTCGACCGAGGGCGCGCACAACGGCGTCGTCGCGGAAGTGATCTACGCGGGTGCGATGACCCGCTACGTGGTGGACCTGGACGCCGGCGCCCGGATGGTCGTCGTGGAGCAGAACCGCACGCTCCGAACCGGGCTGCGGGGGCAGCGGGTCCGGCTCAGCTGGCTTGACGAGCACGTGATCGAAATCCCCCTCGGAAAGGACAACGCGGATGCGGCATAA
- a CDS encoding aldehyde dehydrogenase family protein, with product MLQVPARIGGRPVSAAEWIEVRSPWDGAPVGRVPALTPAHVADACAAAAKVLERRDFPQHARAEVLERAAETLTERVEEFAVTIAREAGKPIVDARAEAARAADTFRFSAVEARKLSGELIPMDASRGGAGRLGFAVRHPAGVVAAITPFNFPLNLVAHKLGPAIAAGCPIVLKPAELTPISAIRLVDLLVEAGLPGDWISVVTGTGPETGTPLVEHPVPAVVSFTGSVPVGRRIQRIAAGKRVLLELGSNAPVIIEPGADLRRAVAAIRRGGFAYAGQVCISTQRVLAHRSVYDEVLGLLRETVATLRLGDPLDERTELGPMISAAAADRVADWLAAARAAGAEVTGGERQGPILTPAVVADPARHLDVYRQEVFGPVVTVTPYGEIGEAISMANDSEARLQAGVFTPDLAAALRAANELRFGGVLINDVPTFRADQQPYGGVGDAGNTREGPAYAINEMTELRFVSVSA from the coding sequence GTGTTGCAGGTTCCGGCCCGGATCGGCGGTCGCCCGGTGAGCGCCGCCGAGTGGATCGAGGTGCGCAGTCCCTGGGACGGCGCCCCGGTCGGCCGCGTCCCGGCATTGACCCCGGCCCATGTGGCGGATGCCTGCGCGGCCGCCGCGAAGGTGCTCGAACGACGGGATTTCCCGCAGCACGCCCGGGCCGAGGTGCTGGAGCGGGCCGCCGAGACGCTGACCGAGCGGGTCGAGGAGTTCGCGGTCACGATCGCCCGGGAGGCCGGCAAGCCGATCGTGGACGCCCGCGCCGAGGCGGCCCGGGCCGCGGACACCTTCCGCTTCTCCGCGGTCGAGGCCCGCAAGCTGTCCGGCGAGCTGATCCCGATGGACGCCTCGCGGGGCGGCGCGGGCCGGCTCGGCTTCGCGGTCCGGCACCCGGCCGGCGTGGTCGCCGCGATCACCCCGTTCAACTTCCCGCTCAACCTGGTGGCGCACAAGCTGGGCCCGGCGATCGCGGCCGGCTGCCCGATCGTGCTCAAACCGGCCGAGCTGACCCCGATCTCGGCCATCCGGCTGGTCGACCTGCTGGTCGAGGCCGGGCTGCCGGGCGACTGGATCTCGGTGGTGACCGGGACCGGGCCGGAGACCGGCACGCCGCTGGTCGAGCACCCGGTGCCGGCCGTGGTGTCGTTCACCGGGAGCGTGCCGGTGGGCCGGCGGATCCAGCGGATCGCGGCCGGCAAGCGGGTGCTGCTCGAACTGGGCTCGAACGCCCCGGTGATCATCGAGCCGGGCGCTGACCTGCGGCGGGCGGTCGCCGCGATCCGGCGCGGCGGCTTCGCGTACGCCGGGCAGGTCTGCATCTCCACCCAGCGGGTGCTGGCCCACCGCTCGGTCTACGACGAGGTGCTCGGCCTGCTGCGGGAGACGGTCGCGACGCTGCGGCTCGGCGATCCGCTCGACGAGCGGACCGAACTGGGCCCGATGATCTCCGCGGCCGCCGCCGACCGGGTCGCCGACTGGCTGGCCGCCGCCCGGGCCGCCGGCGCGGAGGTCACCGGCGGCGAGCGGCAGGGCCCGATCCTGACGCCGGCTGTCGTCGCCGATCCCGCCCGCCACCTGGACGTCTATCGCCAGGAGGTGTTCGGGCCGGTGGTGACGGTCACGCCGTACGGCGAAATTGGCGAAGCCATCTCGATGGCCAATGACAGCGAAGCGCGACTGCAGGCCGGAGTCTTCACCCCGGACCTGGCCGCGGCCCTGCGGGCCGCGAACGAGCTGCGGTTCGGCGGCGTGCTGATCAACGACGTGCCGACCTTCCGCGCCGACCAGCAGCCCTACGGGGGTGTCGGCGACGCCGGCAACACCCGGGAGGGGCCGGCCTACGCGATCAACGAGATGACCGAGCTGAGATTCGTGAGTGTGAGCGCATGA